The following coding sequences lie in one Sinorhizobium fredii USDA 257 genomic window:
- the flhA gene encoding flagellar biosynthesis protein FlhA: MAQQATLTIPKLAPKSRDVGFALGIVMILSILFLPIPPFLIDFGLAFSIAFSVLILMVALWIQRPLDFSSFPTILLISTMTRLALNIATTRVILSHGHEGHDAAGGVISGFASLVMSGDFVIGLIVFLILITVNFIVITKGATRIAEVGARFTLDAIPGKQMSIDADLSAGLIDEKEAQRRRRELEEESSFFGAMDGASKFVRGDAIAGLIITAINVFGGIIIGYLRHDMPIGEAADVFVKLSVGDGLVSQIPALIVSLAAGLLVSRGGTAGSTDQAVVGQLSGYPRALMVAAGLIVLLSVMPGLPFVPFAVLGGGMAFLGWAIPRQIEAANAEKRAQEAEKAQQTKDSDRDSVKSVLKTAEIELLLGKQVSTRLLGAHQELAFRVGKMRRKFALQYGLVVPEIKVSDDITIPDKAYHIRIHGTTIASNTVRVGEVLVVTGGGRRPSVPGDEIREPAFGMPALSILETFTEDLKREGFHPIDNVSVVLTHLSEVIRNNLPQLLSYKDVKVLIERLDPEYRKLADEICTSHMSYSGLQAVLKLLLAERVSIRNLHLILEAVAELAPHVRKTEQIVEHVRVRMSQQLCGDLAENGVLRVLRLGSKWDMVFHQALKRDAKGEIVEFDIDPRHLEEFSEQATKVIREHLDRGVPFVLVSSPESRSYVRMIIERLFATLPVLSHVELAKGLEIKIIGALS, encoded by the coding sequence ATGGCACAACAGGCGACGCTGACCATCCCGAAACTCGCACCGAAGAGCCGGGACGTCGGCTTTGCGCTCGGGATCGTAATGATCCTGTCGATCCTGTTCCTACCCATTCCTCCCTTCCTCATCGATTTCGGGCTGGCCTTCTCCATCGCCTTTTCGGTGCTGATCCTGATGGTTGCGCTCTGGATCCAGCGGCCGCTCGATTTCTCGTCCTTTCCGACGATCCTGCTGATCTCGACGATGACCCGCCTGGCGCTGAACATCGCCACGACGCGCGTCATTCTCTCCCACGGCCATGAGGGGCATGACGCCGCCGGCGGCGTCATCTCGGGCTTTGCGAGCCTCGTCATGTCCGGCGACTTCGTCATCGGTCTGATCGTCTTCCTGATCCTCATTACGGTGAACTTCATCGTCATCACCAAGGGTGCGACGCGTATCGCCGAGGTCGGCGCCCGCTTCACCCTCGATGCGATCCCCGGCAAGCAGATGTCGATCGATGCCGACCTCTCGGCCGGCCTGATCGACGAGAAGGAGGCGCAGCGCCGCCGCCGCGAGCTCGAAGAGGAGAGCTCCTTCTTTGGCGCGATGGACGGTGCCTCGAAATTCGTGCGGGGCGATGCGATCGCCGGCCTGATCATCACGGCGATCAACGTCTTTGGCGGCATCATCATCGGCTATCTGCGCCACGACATGCCGATCGGCGAGGCGGCCGATGTCTTCGTCAAGCTCTCGGTCGGCGACGGCCTCGTCTCGCAGATCCCGGCGCTGATTGTCTCGCTCGCCGCCGGCCTTCTCGTGTCACGCGGCGGCACCGCCGGCTCGACCGACCAAGCCGTCGTCGGCCAGCTGAGCGGTTACCCGCGGGCGCTGATGGTTGCGGCCGGCCTCATCGTCCTCCTCTCCGTGATGCCCGGCCTGCCCTTCGTGCCTTTCGCCGTACTCGGCGGCGGCATGGCCTTCCTGGGGTGGGCCATCCCGAGGCAGATCGAAGCCGCCAATGCCGAAAAGCGCGCTCAGGAGGCAGAGAAGGCGCAGCAGACGAAGGACAGCGACAGGGATTCCGTCAAATCGGTGCTGAAAACCGCGGAGATCGAGCTCCTGCTCGGCAAGCAGGTCTCCACCCGACTGCTCGGCGCGCATCAGGAGCTCGCCTTCCGCGTCGGCAAGATGCGCCGCAAGTTCGCCCTGCAATACGGGCTCGTCGTTCCGGAGATCAAGGTTTCCGACGACATCACCATTCCGGACAAGGCCTATCACATTCGCATTCATGGCACGACGATCGCCTCCAACACGGTGCGCGTCGGCGAAGTGCTGGTCGTTACCGGCGGCGGCCGCCGGCCGAGCGTGCCGGGCGACGAAATCCGTGAACCCGCCTTCGGCATGCCGGCGCTCTCCATTCTGGAGACCTTTACGGAAGACCTGAAGCGCGAAGGCTTCCACCCGATCGACAACGTCTCGGTCGTGCTCACACATCTGAGCGAGGTGATCCGCAACAATCTGCCGCAGCTTCTCTCCTACAAGGACGTGAAGGTGCTGATCGAGCGGCTCGATCCGGAATACCGCAAGCTCGCCGACGAGATCTGCACCTCGCACATGTCCTATTCCGGCCTGCAGGCGGTCCTCAAACTGCTGCTCGCCGAGCGCGTTTCGATCCGCAACCTGCACCTCATTCTCGAAGCCGTGGCGGAATTGGCGCCGCATGTCCGCAAGACCGAACAGATCGTCGAGCATGTGCGCGTGCGCATGTCGCAGCAACTCTGCGGCGACCTTGCCGAAAACGGCGTCCTGCGCGTCCTGAGGCTCGGCAGCAAGTGGGACATGGTCTTCCACCAGGCACTGAAGCGCGACGCCAAGGGCGAGATCGTCGAATTCGACATCGACCCGCGCCACCTCGAAGAATTCAGCGAGCAGGCGACGAAGGTTATTCGTGAACATCTCGATCGTGGCGTCCCCTTCGTGCTGGTAAGTTCGCCCGAATCCCGCTCATATGTACGCATGATCATCGAACGCCTCTTCGCCACGCTGCCCGTGCTCTCCCATGTCGAGCTCGCCAAGGGCCTGGAAATCAAGATTATCGGCGCGCTCTCATGA
- the folD gene encoding bifunctional methylenetetrahydrofolate dehydrogenase/methenyltetrahydrofolate cyclohydrolase FolD, whose amino-acid sequence MTTVIDGKAVAASVIETVKSATKTLETEAGVRAGLAVVIVGDDPASHAYVSAKSRMAKECGFLSVQHTLLKETSQEELAALVAELNADPSIHGILVQLPLPKHLQSEPIIQSILPEKDVDGLHVVNAGKVATGDLDGGLVSCTPAGAMVFVRRTHGDDLSGLNAVVIGRSNLFGKPMSALLLAANATVTTAHSRTKDLPTVCRNADILVAAVGRPEMVRADWVKPGALVIDVGINRVPAPERGEGKTRLVGDVAFEECAKVASVITPVPGGVGPMTIAMLMANTIIAAYRKAGRKPPKF is encoded by the coding sequence GTGACGACTGTGATTGATGGCAAGGCCGTTGCCGCTTCGGTCATTGAAACCGTGAAATCGGCCACCAAGACGCTGGAGACGGAAGCAGGCGTCCGGGCCGGCCTTGCGGTGGTCATCGTCGGCGACGATCCGGCAAGCCATGCCTATGTGTCGGCGAAAAGCCGGATGGCCAAGGAATGCGGTTTCCTCTCGGTCCAGCACACGCTGCTCAAGGAGACCTCGCAGGAGGAACTGGCGGCGCTGGTGGCGGAGCTCAATGCCGATCCGTCCATCCACGGCATTCTCGTCCAATTGCCCTTGCCGAAACATCTTCAATCGGAGCCGATCATCCAATCGATCCTGCCGGAGAAGGATGTCGACGGCCTGCATGTCGTCAATGCCGGCAAGGTCGCGACCGGCGATCTCGACGGCGGGCTCGTCTCCTGTACCCCTGCCGGCGCCATGGTCTTCGTGCGCCGCACCCATGGCGACGACCTTTCAGGGCTCAACGCCGTGGTCATCGGCCGCTCCAATCTCTTCGGCAAGCCGATGTCGGCGCTGCTGCTCGCTGCCAATGCGACGGTCACGACGGCACATTCGCGCACCAAGGATCTTCCGACCGTGTGCCGTAACGCCGATATCCTGGTGGCGGCGGTCGGCCGCCCGGAAATGGTCAGGGCGGACTGGGTGAAGCCCGGTGCGCTGGTCATCGATGTCGGCATCAACCGCGTTCCCGCGCCGGAGCGCGGCGAGGGCAAGACGAGACTGGTCGGCGACGTCGCCTTCGAAGAATGCGCGAAGGTCGCAAGCGTCATCACACCGGTGCCGGGCGGCGTCGGGCCGATGACGATCGCCATGCTGATGGCCAACACGATCATCGCTGCCTACCGCAAGGCCGGCCGCAAGCCGCCGAAGTTCTGA
- the fliQ gene encoding flagellar biosynthesis protein FliQ, which produces MNEADALDIVQAAIWTVIVASGPAVLAAMVVGVVIAFIQALTQVQEMTLTFVPKILAVMVTAAISAPFVGAQISIFTDIVFSRIQSGF; this is translated from the coding sequence ATGAATGAGGCGGACGCCCTCGACATCGTGCAGGCCGCGATCTGGACCGTGATCGTCGCCTCGGGTCCTGCCGTTCTGGCTGCCATGGTGGTCGGCGTCGTCATCGCTTTCATTCAGGCGCTGACCCAGGTCCAGGAAATGACGCTGACCTTTGTGCCGAAGATCCTGGCGGTGATGGTCACGGCGGCGATCTCGGCGCCGTTCGTCGGTGCACAGATCTCCATCTTCACCGATATTGTCTTTTCAAGAATCCAGTCCGGGTTCTGA
- a CDS encoding substrate-binding domain-containing protein, which produces MAVNLKQLAEILGLSQTTVSRALNGYPEVNADTRQRVLQAVRETGYRPNRAAQRLATGKAYSIGLVMPIAPGIDSDIHFGEFLAGLAEEALKHDFHFVLNPSAPDDEEATFRRLAASGNVDAVFLAYMRANDPRIAMLKALSIPFVVHGRSIGGSRDYPFLDIDNTQAFYDATRLLLQLGHHRIALINGPEYLAFSIRRKKGVTRALQEWGLGLDEELVHHSVMADEYGYRSMQSFLERPDPPTAVLCSSTVLALGAVRAINRAGLVIGSDISIIAHDDVLPMLKPENFSVPLTTTRSSLRAAGARIATRLISGIIGRGDYPQQELWRAELIVRASTGPAPGR; this is translated from the coding sequence ATGGCGGTCAATCTCAAGCAGTTGGCGGAGATCCTCGGCCTGTCGCAGACGACGGTCAGTCGGGCCCTCAACGGCTATCCGGAAGTCAATGCGGATACGCGCCAGAGGGTGCTGCAGGCGGTGCGCGAGACCGGCTACCGGCCCAATCGTGCCGCCCAGCGGCTTGCTACGGGAAAGGCCTATTCCATCGGGCTCGTGATGCCGATCGCGCCCGGCATCGACTCCGACATCCATTTCGGCGAATTTCTCGCGGGGCTCGCCGAGGAGGCGCTGAAGCACGATTTCCACTTCGTGCTCAACCCCAGCGCGCCGGATGACGAGGAGGCGACGTTTCGGCGGCTGGCGGCAAGCGGCAATGTCGATGCGGTTTTCCTGGCCTATATGCGCGCCAACGACCCGCGCATTGCGATGCTGAAGGCGCTCTCGATCCCCTTCGTGGTCCACGGCCGGTCGATCGGGGGCTCGCGCGACTATCCGTTCCTCGACATCGACAACACGCAGGCGTTCTACGACGCCACCAGGCTTCTTCTGCAACTCGGCCATCACCGGATCGCGCTGATCAACGGGCCGGAATATCTCGCCTTCTCCATCCGTCGAAAAAAGGGGGTGACGCGGGCGCTCCAGGAGTGGGGTCTTGGCCTCGACGAAGAGCTAGTCCATCATTCGGTGATGGCCGACGAATACGGCTATCGAAGCATGCAGTCCTTTCTTGAACGGCCGGACCCGCCGACCGCGGTTCTTTGCTCCAGTACGGTGCTGGCGCTCGGCGCCGTCCGGGCGATAAACCGGGCGGGGCTCGTCATCGGCAGCGACATCTCGATCATCGCCCATGACGACGTCCTGCCGATGCTGAAGCCGGAGAATTTCAGCGTGCCGCTGACGACCACGCGCTCCTCGCTTCGGGCAGCCGGCGCGCGCATCGCGACGCGGCTGATCAGCGGAATCATCGGCCGCGGCGACTATCCGCAACAGGAGCTCTGGCGCGCCGAACTGATCGTGCGCGCTTCGACCGGGCCCGCGCCCGGGCGGTAG
- the fliR gene encoding flagellar biosynthetic protein FliR → MITDPEGTVLALFAAFCRIGACIMIMPGFSTARVPMQVRLFIAVALSMAILPIMWADIYPEVAGKGHTYIYLIATETVIGAVIGLVARYYVLGLQFAGTAITMLIGFNSPPATDVLEETAENQLTSMISFAGLMLLFMLDFHHVIFEAIAQSYRAMPIGIGFDPQGMLITLSNSLGQTFLIMLRLASPFIIYGLLFNVAIGMVNRLAPQVPIYFISQPYLIMGGLFLFYLGVAAMLRLFADGFASVMQGG, encoded by the coding sequence ATGATCACCGATCCCGAGGGCACGGTGCTGGCGCTGTTCGCGGCATTCTGCCGGATCGGCGCCTGCATCATGATCATGCCGGGATTTTCGACCGCGCGCGTCCCCATGCAGGTGCGCCTGTTCATCGCCGTCGCCCTCTCCATGGCCATCCTGCCGATCATGTGGGCGGACATCTATCCAGAGGTCGCGGGCAAGGGGCACACCTACATCTATCTCATTGCGACGGAGACCGTCATCGGCGCCGTCATCGGCCTCGTGGCGCGCTACTACGTGCTCGGTCTGCAATTTGCCGGGACGGCGATCACCATGCTGATCGGCTTCAACTCGCCACCGGCGACCGACGTGCTCGAAGAGACGGCGGAAAACCAGCTCACCAGCATGATCAGCTTCGCCGGCCTGATGCTGCTCTTCATGCTCGACTTCCACCACGTGATCTTCGAGGCCATCGCGCAGTCCTATCGCGCGATGCCGATCGGCATCGGCTTCGATCCGCAGGGCATGCTGATAACGCTCTCGAACTCGCTGGGACAGACCTTTCTGATCATGCTGCGCCTCGCGAGCCCCTTCATCATTTACGGTCTGCTCTTCAACGTCGCGATCGGCATGGTGAACAGGCTTGCTCCGCAGGTTCCGATCTATTTCATCTCCCAGCCCTACCTCATCATGGGCGGCCTGTTCCTGTTCTATCTTGGCGTAGCGGCGATGCTTCGCCTGTTCGCCGATGGCTTCGCCTCGGTGATGCAGGGCGGCTAG
- a CDS encoding rod-binding protein, with product MAISPPSDLVLDVVRAADPAEVQEAQARLKANRSAFQATSLAENGKGFAAAVSVLNSSEGSTGLGDISNRVEPKKVPETYRKFEAMVLQNFVKSMLPSESENVFGKGTSGEVWKGMMAEQIANVLADGGGIGIADRMAGSEMPERTNARLDDNTSNIAAGMVQEYERKAISGFLSTDEKKNQA from the coding sequence ATGGCTATTTCCCCGCCCAGCGATCTGGTGCTGGACGTCGTCCGCGCGGCCGATCCGGCGGAAGTTCAAGAGGCGCAGGCGCGGCTCAAGGCCAATCGCTCGGCCTTTCAAGCCACGAGTCTTGCAGAGAACGGTAAAGGCTTTGCCGCTGCCGTTTCGGTGCTGAATTCCTCGGAAGGATCAACAGGCCTCGGCGACATCAGCAACCGCGTCGAGCCGAAGAAGGTGCCGGAGACCTACCGTAAGTTCGAGGCGATGGTGCTGCAGAATTTCGTCAAGTCGATGCTGCCGAGCGAAAGCGAGAATGTCTTCGGCAAGGGCACGTCCGGCGAGGTCTGGAAAGGCATGATGGCGGAGCAGATTGCAAACGTCCTGGCGGACGGCGGCGGCATCGGCATCGCCGATCGGATGGCTGGCAGCGAAATGCCCGAACGGACCAACGCGCGGCTTGACGACAATACCAGCAATATCGCCGCCGGCATGGTTCAGGAATACGAACGCAAGGCGATCTCCGGATTCCTGTCCACCGACGAGAAGAAGAACCAGGCATAG
- a CDS encoding glycosyltransferase gives MQPTGQDISIHFQTELENPADIELVVVLPTFRRPDHLIKTLKTIVSQRPDVACATVVVENDPDASAGAEAAKAFFLEHRSDSTVIVAHRRGHSHACNAGLETALDLYPNLRALAVIYDDAVAAPEWLDGLIAVQEGHGADIVGGPQLPVFEDPDGQKWKHHPIFSPHYDATGPVPRLYSAGNVLITRAVLDAMPRPFLNPALNFVGVSDGDFFNRCRAKGFSFAWAAEAWVAETVPPEHTTASWIRARSLEQGAISTLLEHQRDATFTGRLRTLGKSMALLAASLPLGLKLWAKTGLATASLYHFHVAIGRLTASIGFAGEQFRSAGES, from the coding sequence ATGCAACCGACCGGTCAGGACATTTCGATCCACTTCCAGACCGAACTGGAGAATCCGGCGGATATTGAACTCGTCGTCGTGCTTCCGACATTCCGGCGCCCCGACCATCTCATCAAGACGTTGAAAACGATTGTCTCGCAACGGCCCGACGTTGCTTGCGCCACGGTGGTGGTTGAAAACGACCCCGACGCCTCGGCGGGAGCGGAAGCGGCGAAAGCATTCTTTCTCGAACACCGGTCCGACTCGACCGTGATCGTCGCGCATCGGCGGGGGCACAGCCATGCCTGCAATGCCGGCTTGGAGACGGCCCTCGACCTCTATCCGAACCTGCGCGCGTTAGCCGTGATTTACGATGATGCGGTCGCCGCTCCCGAATGGCTCGATGGCCTTATTGCCGTTCAGGAGGGCCACGGGGCGGACATAGTCGGCGGCCCCCAGCTTCCTGTCTTCGAGGATCCGGATGGCCAGAAATGGAAGCATCATCCCATCTTTTCGCCCCATTACGACGCGACCGGGCCGGTGCCGCGGCTTTATTCCGCCGGCAACGTCCTCATCACACGCGCGGTGCTCGATGCCATGCCGCGGCCGTTTCTGAACCCCGCCCTCAATTTCGTCGGCGTCAGCGACGGGGATTTCTTCAATCGATGCAGAGCGAAGGGGTTCTCCTTTGCCTGGGCCGCGGAGGCATGGGTAGCGGAAACTGTTCCGCCAGAGCACACGACGGCGTCCTGGATCCGGGCCCGCAGCCTCGAACAAGGCGCAATCTCCACGCTGCTCGAACATCAGCGCGACGCGACGTTTACGGGTCGCCTGCGAACGCTCGGCAAGTCGATGGCGCTGCTCGCAGCGTCACTGCCGCTTGGCCTCAAGCTATGGGCGAAAACCGGGCTTGCAACCGCAAGCCTCTATCACTTCCATGTGGCGATCGGCCGGCTGACGGCCAGCATAGGCTTTGCTGGCGAACAATTCCGATCTGCCGGAGAGAGCTGA